The Elgaria multicarinata webbii isolate HBS135686 ecotype San Diego chromosome 1, rElgMul1.1.pri, whole genome shotgun sequence genome includes the window tgaaaacatcctaaaattccactggatagggctgctggaatagatcagtctttattgcttttttaaattctaaaagactgtcaagttgacgaatctcctccggcaggccattccacagtctgggagcagcagaagagaaggtcctctgggtaacagttgttattttattattagttattatatttatttgtatcccaccttttggccaatgctgggcctcaaggcggccttacaaagtttaaaacatacatgggggtggggggaggaaacataaacgtttaaaatacacaacaaaattataagacattaacatagatggagggccagattattctccaaaggcctgccggaacaaaaaagtttacTAACGTCCTCTTCAATCCTACAGGCTGCTAAAGATTGGACTAGTGAAATGCACTTCATGCGAGGCAGTCCTTGAGACAGGTtgggaagttgcagctagtgttggcggcggcggctggaTCGCTCCGTGAAGCTTCCTACGGTGCTCGTcggactcttatttatttatttatttattacatttttataccacccaatagccgaagctctctgggcggttcaaaaaattaataccattaaaaacataataaaacatccaacaatctaaaaagccaaatacaaaatacaatataaaaagcacaaccagggtaaaaacacacagcagaaattgatataggattaaaatacagaattaaaacagcaaagtttaaatttaggtgttaaaatactgagaaaataaaaaggtcttcagctggcgacaaaaagaatccagtgtaggcgccaggtgaacctctctggggagctcgttccacagccagggtgccacagcagagaaggccgtcctcctagtagccaccttgtGCTGAAAGCTGTGCGCTGGTTGCCATTTAGCCACCGGCCATGGCCAATGTGTTACTGCCggcttataaagccctaaactgctccATTCCAGGTGATCTGAGGGACTGCCTTCTCCTCTATCAGCCGTCCCGGTCTTTACGTTCTGACGGGGAGGGATTGCCGACCATACTGAAGATCATTTGGTCGTGATGCGGAACAGGGCTTTCTCATTTGTGGTGCCCACCATGTCGCGTGATCTAAATAAATTACATCACTCCACATGGTGATTGATTGATATCGGGCAGGCTTCTAACATGGAGTGCTTCTGCTGACAACTGAACACACAACTTGTTTGGCCAGGCATTCCCTGGACCACTATTATTGTCAGCTACCCATAGTTACTCTAGttgagattttgttgttgttttttactataTTTTTTCATGGTTTTACATTATAAAATgctttggaatttatttttagTGAAAAGCAATACAGAACATGAATAAATTAAAAGTGGATATGCAATATCTATTTAGAAGTATCTTCACTGAGGCCAATGGGACTTATAACTAAGTAAGCACTGCCCAAGCCAGTTTTCAATTTGCAGCTAGCCTTTTTACACCAAGCTGCATTAAAATTATTATCCCTTGTCTGCAGTCTGAAGCGGTACAATCTGTTTTACCACTTAATTTTCACTTCATTCTACTACATATGTAGACTGGACATGAGAGAGATGCCAGAGACCCATCCCCTCCATCCCACGTAATAGCTTGTAGTTTAAACATGTGGGTTTTACTTGGGGCAGGTGAAGGGCTGACACTAAATATTTTGATACCTGAGGTGTAAATCCAAATCTCCTTCCTTTCCCGCAAATTAAAATGAGGCATTATCCTCCATGACTTTTATGCTCCTAGGTCGCTCTTGTCCATTTCAAAGGCCTTTGTGTAGAATAACTTCCTGGTGGACTGTGTACAAGCTGCTTGAGATCTATCTAACAGCCAGCTTTGTTTTAGGGGATTTTGTTTAGGAGGGGAGATGATACGTAGCAATGGTAGTTCTGATTGATACCTCTTCTCTTGCTCTGTCTTCTGAGCAGATGCTGGAATATTATGCATGAATCTTCTGGAAATGTCTGTGTTAAGCAACCACTCTGGTTTGCTCACAATGTATGTGACATTCTTTATGTGCTTTCCTGCTAGATCCTTGTTGTTGGCTGTGGCAACTCAGAACTGAGTGAGCAGATTTATGATGAGGGGTATCATGATATCATCAATGTGGACATTAGTGAGGTGGTTGTCAAGCAGATGCAGGAACGCAGTGCTCACCTGAGACCCAAGATGACTTACATGGTCATGGATGTACTGCAGATGGATTTTCCTGATGGGCGCTTCCAGGTTGTGCTGGACAAAGGCACTCTCGATGCCCTCCTGACTGATGGGGAAGAGACCGCTTTGAACAGAGCAGAAAGAATGTTTGCTGAAATTGGCCGTGTCCTGCAGTTCGGGGGCCGTTACCTGTGTGTCTCCTTGGCCCAAGCACATGTATTGAAAGCAGCTGTGGAATATTTCTCCAGGGAAGGCTGGATGGTTCGAATACACCAAGTCTCTGGCAATGAAGCAGGCACTTCAGAGGGAGAATTTGCCCTGCCTATTTTTGTATATGTTATGACAAAGACCAGGCAAGTCTCAGTCTCAGCTTTATGCATCCTGGAACTGTGTGCTGAAGCACAGGACAAGCCTGTCCGGTTCAAGAGCACTGAGCATCTGATTGAGGCAGTGAAAGAAAGGCAACAGTACTCTCTATTACGGAGTCAGCTTGATAAGAACCCCGGTACAGGAAGCATCTCTTTGGATCTCTGCAGTAAGGACACCGGCCAAGCCCGCTACACTTTACATGTAGTGCACAACCTGGCTGTGAAAATGTCTCGTGACaatcaatttgccatcttcataAGTGAGTTTATATTCTCCTTGGCTGGCCCAGATTGCAGAGCTCAAATTAAATCCAAATCTTAGACATGGCTAATAATGTCTCAGAAGTGGAGACTTCTTCAAATCTACTGAAAAGCAATATCTTATAGGATAGCAATAGCAGAGTTCAGTTTATCTGTTCAGACCATTATTTTTGCTTTTTGGTGAATTGGCAAGTCTTAGCTAGTGAATTGTGcctctggttcccccccccccaatcctctgtgGTATGCATTCACTTTCTTTCTTCCAAAAGAAAGCATCAGCAATCCTGAATAGTCGCTCAAACAGATTGAAGAAGAGGGcattgaaaataataaataagaacatgCTTTTCCCCCCTAAATACTCCAAATATCAACTTTCCTTGCTCCTCAAACATTGGGTGGAGAGGAGTTGTCAAAGTATTATTGCCACTTGCTTTTACAAATTCTAAATACTTTCATTTCTCTTATTAAGATGAAGGAGAAATATCAGCTACCTAGACGTTTAAATTGAGATTTAACCCCAATGGGATAGTCTGAGATGAAGTGGTCTATTCTTTTAACATTCCTGACTAGAAGTGGGGTGCATAGCCCAAATAAGGTGTTGGAGAGGGCTTATCTTGTTCAAATACAACAGCCCTAGTTTCTTCACTCTCCATATTTGCAATGTTGCTTCTATCCAGTACCACAGGGCAGAGAAACTGAGTGGCTCTTTGGGACAGAGGAGGGACAGAAGCAATTGGCTGCAAGTGCAGGATTCTGGCGCCTGGTAACTGTGGCCTTGCACAGAGATCAGTGTTATGAAGGAATGGAAGCCATCCAGGCAGAACTTTCAGAGAAGGTGATGGAGCTAGCCCCACCTGGTCTCCCAGCCCAGCAGCAGGTAAATTGATCTTGCTCTGTATCCTTGCTCTGCCCTACAGAGCAGAACACTACAGCTCTTCTTACTCTTCAGTTCATCTTCCAGTTCACGTTTTTCAAATTGGGTAAGGGTTCAGGTGTAGCGTTTGTGCTGTAAAAGGGATATCTTTGCTTGTTTGCATAATTCGCTACTTAAATAATTGGGATCCCCTCCCCACAGGCCTTCAGAAAAGAAAACTCTATTACACTTAGTGCCTTGGGAAAGGCTTTCACTGACTgtcctcattatttatttatttatttatttattattaagaatatttactgctccccattgaaaaatttcagagtggtgtacaagataaaatgaaaataaaaacagaataaaacacttaaaacaaattttaaaagaagcaaatacagagactcaaggctgcatattaaggaaaggcttcctggaataaagatgtttccaggaggcaccgaaaggagtacaaggttggagccttcctgacctccagaggcagggaattccataggaggggagccaccacgctgaaggctcttcccctggtggattccaattcgAGGATGGATctatggcaaagagcaccttttatcagcttaggttgatataccaactacgcccttatctggacagagatagcctagctacagttatccatgctctgataacctctcgcttggattactgcaatgtgttatcatagaatcatagaatcatagaatagcagagttggaaggggcctacaaggccatcgagtccaaccccctgctcaatgcaggaatccaccctaaagcatccctgacagatggttgtccagctgcctcttgaatgcctctagtgtgggagagcccacaacctccctaggtagctgattccactgtcgcactgctctaacagtcaggaagtttttcctgatgtccagccggaatctggcttcctttaacttgagcccgttattccgtgtcctgcactctgggagaatcgagaagagatcctggccctcctctgtgtgacaaccttttaagtatttgaagactgctatcatgtctcccctcaatcttctcttctccaggctaaacatgcccagttctttcagtctctcttcatagggctttgtttctagacctctgatcatcctcgttgccctcttctgaacacgctccagcttgtctgcgtccttcttgaattgtggagcccagaactggacgcagtactctagatgaggcctaaccagggccgaatagagaggaaccagtacctcacgtgatttggaagctatacttctattaatgcagcccaaaatagcatttgcctttcttgcagccatatcgcactgttggctcatattcagcttgtgatctacaacaattccaagatctttctcatttgtagtattgctgagccaagtgtcccccatcttgtaactgtgcatttggtttctattccctaaatgtagaacttggcatttatccctattaaatttcattctgttgttttcagcccagcactccagcctatcaagatcactttgaagtttgtttctgtcttccagggtattagctatcccacccaatttggtgtcatctgcaaatttgatcagcgttccctgcacctcctcgtccaaatcattaataaaaatgttgaagagcactgggcccaggactgagccctgcggcaccccactcgttgcctctccccagtttgagaaggttccattgataagtactctttgagtccgattctgtagccaactgtggatccacctaatagttgttccatctagcccacttttagctagtttgttaatcagaatgtcatgtggtactttgtcaaaagctttgctgaagtcaagatatatgacatccacagcattcccacagtccacaaaggaggttatcctatcaaaaaatgagatcaaattagtctgacaggatttgttcctgacaaatccatgttggcttctagtaatcactgcattgatttcaaggtgtttacagattgacttctttataatctgctccagaattttcccagggatggatgtcaggctgactggtctgtagttcccaggttcctcctttttgccctttttgaagatagggacaacgttagccctcctccagtcatccggcacctcacccgtcttccatgattttgcaaagataatagacaaaggttctgagagttcttccgctagctccttcattactcttggatgcagttcatcgggccctggggatttgaactcattcaaggaaattaggtgtggggctgcctttgaaaacggtccggaagcttcagctggtacaaaatagggcagcccgtttacggagggctttctctgccgtggcaccccagttgtggaatgacctcaccagagaggtccgcctggcgcctacactgtactcctttcttcgccagctgaagacctttttattcactcagtattttaacacttaattttaacttaaatttaaattttactgttttaactctgtattttaatcttataatcaactttgatgtgtggttttattctggttgcgctttttatactttctttcgtaattgtgtttttaacctgttggatgttttttgtggttttaatttttgtgaaccgcccagagagcttcggctattgggcggtataaaaatgtaataaataaacaaatataaataaatctatgtggaaccaccaggagcaggccctcggatgacctcagtgacccggcagtttggtaggggagaaggtgtgctctcaggtatcctggtcccaagttgtttagggctttgtgttgttgtttattcgttcagtcgtttccgactcttcgtgacttcatggaccagcccacgccagagctttctgtcagccgttgccacccctagctcccccaaggtcaagcctgtcacctccagaatatcatccatccatcttgcccttggtcggcccctcttccttttgccttccattttccctagcatcagcctcttctccagggtatcctgtcttctcattatgtggccaaagtacttcagttttgcctttaataccattccctcaagtgagcagtctggctttatttcctggagtatggactggtttgatcttcttgcagtccaaggcactctcagaattttcctccaacaccacagttcaaaagcatctatcttccttcgctcagctttccttatggtccagctttcgcagccataggttactacggggaataccattgctttaactatgcggacctttgttgtcagtgtggtgtctctgctcttaactatttcatcaagatttgtcattgctctcctcccaagaagtaaacgtcttctgatttcctggctgcagtcagcatctgcagtaatctttgcgcccagaaatacaaagtctgtcactgcctccacattttctccctctatttgccagttgtcaatcaagctggttgccataatcttggtttttttgaggtttaactgcaacccagattttgcactttcttctttcacctttgtcataaggctcctcagctcctcttcgctttcagccatcaaagtggtgtcatctgcatatctgagattgttaatgtttcttcctgcgattttaactccagccttggattcgtcaagcccagcacgtcgcatgatgtgttctgcatacaagttgaataggtaaggtgagagtatacagccctgccgtactcctttcccaatcttaaaccagtccgttgttccgtggtctgttcttaccgttgctacttgttcgttatacagattcctcaggaggcagacaagatgacttggtatccccataccaccaagaacttgtcacagtttgttatgatccacacagtcaaaggctttagaatagtcaataaaacagaaatagatgtttttctggaactccctggctttctccattatccatcggatattggcaatttggtctctagttcctctgccttttctaaacccagcttgtacatctggcaattctcgctccatgaattgctggagtctaccttgcaggatcttgagcattaccttgctggcatgtgaaataagtgccactgtccgatagttggaacattctttagtgtttcccttttttggtatggggatatatgttgatttttttccagtctgatggccattcttgtgttttccaaatttgttggcatatggcatgcatcaccttgacagcatcatcttgcaatattttaaacagttcagctgggataccgtcgtctcctgctgccttgttattagcaatgcttcttaaggcccattcaacctcactcttcaggatgtctggctctaactcactgaccacaccatctgagctatccccgatattattatccttcctatacagatcttccgtatattcttgccaccttttcttgatctcttctgtttctgttaggtccttgccatctttgtttttgatcatacccatttttgcctggaatttacctccaatgtttctaattttctggaagaggtctcttgtccttcctattctattgtcttcttccacttccacacattacttgtttaaaaataatttcttatctcttctggctaacctctggaattttgcatttaattgggcatatctccccctatcactgttgcctttttctttccttctttcttgggctacttccagtgtctcagcagacagccatcttgccttcttggttttctttttctttgggacgttttttgttgctacctcttggacaatgttgcgaacttctgtccatagttcttccgggaccctatctactaaatctagtcccttaaatctattcttcacttccactgcatattcattaggaatattagtgagctcatatctaactgatctgtgggtctttcctattctctttagtttggttctaaattgtgcaataagaagttcgtgatctgaactacagtcagctccaggtcttgtttttactgtctgtatagatgtctgccacctttggctgcaaaggatgtagtcaatctgatttcggtgaagtccatgtataaagccgtcttttcggttgttggaagagagtgtttgttatgcacagtgagttgtcctggcagaattctatcagcctatgtcccgcttcattttgttctcctagaccatgcttacctgtaattccagatgtcatttgactgcccaccttagcgttccagtctcctgtaacgaaaataacatctctttttggtgtgttatccagtaggtactgcagatcctcatagaaccgATCTATTTctgcttcagcatctgtggttggggcatatatttggatcactgtgatgttaaatagcttaccctgaattcgaattgagatcattctgtcattttttggattgtatccaagcactgctttagctactttattattaattatgaaggctactccatttcttctgtgatcttcttgtccacagtagtagatctggtgctgatctgatgtgaagtggcccattccagtccatttcagttcactgacacccaatatatctatatttaatcttgacatctcaccaataaccacatccaatttgccctggctcacagatcttacattccaggttcctatggtgtgttgatctttagaacatcggattcgtcgttcaccaccagcaccgtcggccgctagccatcctttcggctttgagctagctgcgtcatcacatctggggctacttgaacttatcctctgttcctccccagtagcattttgaccatcttccgacctgggggtcccatcttccgatggtataccaacatatctctggttgtactgatccatttagttttcatggcaagaatactggggtgggttgccattaccttccccagggatcgtatttagtctgacctctctaccatgaccttcccgtcttgggtgtcccttcacggtttagctcatggcatccttgaggtgctcaagctccagcaccacgacaaggtaacgatctcctttgctggagttagggctttgtacacaagggctttgtacacaagtacaaagtataatgcaggaaatggtggcatgggGGCTTCCTTGGTCACCACATCTGGGTGGGAGAAGGGCAGCAACAATGTGATGAGTTTTTAGCTTGGCTACCACAGCCAGTCAAAAATCATAGAACTCTACCAAAGGTTCTCTTGAGTTTCAGCCTGTTTAGTCACTAATTGCCATGGATAGGCCTTTTCAAGCAACATGTAATAAATGTGCTTTAGCAAGGTCAGGTTGTTTCAGAATCCTTGGAGTAAAATTGGCATTGCCTCTTGTTTACAGGGGGCTTTTAGTTCAGTGGTAGTgatctttgcatgcaaaagacatcTGGTTCTGTTCCTGCCGTCTTGGATAGCAGGGTTGGGAGAATCCTAACCTAAGATCCAGGAGACCAGATTCTAGTTCAAGAGGTCAGAGTagatactaggctagatggaccagtagtctCTCATTATAAGGTAATTTCATGCTTTGGTATTCTTAGTGTGCCTGTTTCCATGATTTTTGCTGGTGCTGGCTGGGACGGTGGCTACTTCAGATTGCCTTCGCCTGCAGGTGCCCTTTCTGTCCGTGGGTGGAGACATTGGGATCCGCACCATCCAGCATCGTGATATGAGCCCCCTTAGCGGGGAGTATGTTATTGAGGATGTGAAAGGAGAGGATGCCTGCTATTTCCGCCGCCTTATCTTCCTCAGCAACAAGAACGTGGTGCAGTCAGAAGCAAGGCTTTCATCCAGGGCATCGCACAAAGGTGAAACAAGAGGTGTGGCCAAGCTGAAGTGAGGGTGATGGACAAGGGAAAGTGAGGCTTCACCAGGGAACTCTAGGCCACCATCCTGTAGAATGAGGGCTGCCAGCGGGAGCAAGGAACTGAAATACAGGAAATTGGTGAATGTGGAAATCTGCACAGGTTGAAGTTATGGCAAATACAGGCACAATCATGTCTTTCCAGAATCTGGGGGAATCTTTACAGAACCTTCAGACAACCATCTACAATGCACTGCGTTTTGGAAAAGAAAACCCTTTTTTCCTTATCTGAATCCCTGTTTGCCCCTCCAGCCTCTTACATTTGATAGAGGGTTCATAGTAGATTGTTGTAACCAAAGCTATCAGAACTGGCTCTAGTGGGAAGAAGGGAAATAATTTGTGGAGAGAGCTTGGAGCATGCAGGGATGTAGGGGATGAACGTTGATACGAAGGATAAATctgaggtgtgggtgtgggggggaagagaagcaaaCTGGCTATTCAGAGTAGTTGTCTCATGTCCCAAGTGACTCCTTCCCCCACTTCTACATGGTAATATGTTTGCCCATTGGACAGGGAATAAGAAgcacaagaaaaagaagaaagcagccTCCAGTGACCATGTTGAGCCCACTGCTATACAAGGCAGTCAGTGTATTGACAAAAGCTATCTATGTTGTGCTCACCACAGAGCCATGGTTGCAGGACTGTGCCTGCTGAAAAATCCTGAATGCCTCCCAGGTACGTAGCAAGATCTAATTCATTTCCATTCTAGTCAAACTCTTTTAGCTTATCCGGTTCCACAGCTAGAATGTAGACCTGATCAAAAAGCCTGAGAGAATCCTGGTGCTTCTCCAAAGCCAGATATCTGCCATGGCTAGTAACTCTAATAATGTcaatttttcttcccccccccccatgtacacTAGTGATTACTAAAACTCAAGTCCTGTGGAACCTTAAAAGATTCCTAAAGTGTGGTGTATGTTTTCATCAGCTAGAGAGTCCACTTGGGCAGATCAGCAGGTATACATGAGTAAGGTGCGCTTTTTAAAATGATGGGGCAATGGGCAGGAGTAAGTATTGCATCCCTGCAAAGTCCATAAAGGGTACACAAGAGCTGGCCTTGTTTGCAGGTACAAATAAATGCTGTCCCTCTTGAGGAGGCTGTTCAGAATGGAGGAGCTTTGTGGATTCTGTGGCAGGTCCATGCAGATGCTATGCTCCTGCCTGCATTTTCCAGGAGGTTGTTATTATCTGTGGCATCCTCAAGACCATGTTGCTAATCTTTTCAAATGCTATTCAAAATTGGTTGATATGTAAGTCTGTGGAGTGGCTTGGCTGGTGTGTCTATGTCATGGCTGCCCTTACAACGAGAAGTAGGTTGCCTCCAAGGGGATTTTTTGGGATTACACAGGACAAAGATGTAGTGTATGCAGCAGGGATAATAGTTTGCTGCACAGAGTTCTctgtgtatcatagaatcatagaatagcagagttggaaggggcctacaaggccatcgagtccaaccccctgctcaatgcaggaatccaccctaaagcatccctgacagatggttgtccagctgcctcttggcttGTTCCATCTTCCTACCTGGCTGTGGCCTCCCTGTAGGGCAGGATTGGGaaacacattggggggggggctgtatgtGCCTCCTGCCATGATTAAAATTTGGCCATTTTAGCCAGAGTTCTGCCACTTGATTTTTTTGGCTGCCACTAAATTCAGTGGTacagcagcagggggtggggatgccCTCtagagttgcccatccctgctgttgGGTGCTTTTTGTGGGGGGTCAGAATGAATAAGTTACCAGATTGGGTGGCATCTTGTCCTGCATGCCTCTGATTCAGTTGGATTTCTTCCTTCCCACAGTTGCATTTGAGGGGAGTGTTCTGGCATTCGTCCTTGGCAGTTGGTGTTCTCAAAATCTTTATACCGGGGAGTCTTTGCTAAGGGTACAGCCAGCTGGTTGCATCCAGCACTTCCTTGCCCTTTATTGCTCCTGGCAATCAGTTTAACTACAACCCCAGAATACCAGACTATAGAGCAGTGGATACTTAGTTTCTTTGCAGACTCAAAAGGTCCATTGAATTGGGGTTCCTGTTGACATTTTAATCAGAGACAACTGGGATTCATATCTGTCATcatctgcaccaccaccaccacctcctgaaCACAACTCTCATTCAGTTGGCAGTTGTAATAGAACCAtacgaaattgggggtggggggtgcatgtGTACTGAGGTTTGGGACGCACTGAGGCGGGTGAGAGGAAAGCATCACATGCCGCACTTCCTGTTGGCAGGTGTATCCTTTCACTTATGCCTGTTTTCATACCTTCTCTGTGTGCTGATTGCAGAGGCCCTGATCCGTGTGCTGGTGATTGGCCTGGGTGGTGGCAGCCTGCCCCTCTTCATCCATGACTACTTCTTGCAGTGCTGTATTGATGTGGTGGAAGTTGACCCAGCCATGCTGGATGTGGCTACACGCTGGTTTGGCTTTTCGACAGAAGACAGGCTCAAAGTTCACATCGCGGATGGCTTAGTCTATGTTGCTAGCCATGCAGCAGAAGGTAATTACTTCTCAAGCCCATCCTTACTGAAGCCAAGCCTTGGTGGAGGTTGCACCTCGGATGTTGGGGAAAAAAGGCCTTGGGGTGCCATAGAAACCTGCATCCTCAGATTCTTGTGTGAATCTCTGCTGCTCTTTTTTAATTGCTTAGAACAATGggaggagtgagtgagtgagctaGAAGATGAttcaagcatgaaaatgtgcaaggGGAAAGGAATAAGAAGCTCTTTGCTTTCATGCAGCCTCAGCAGCAACAAGTCTGTAAAAACGATTGTAGAAATATATGTAGTTTTGCTCTATGATGCCATGAAACCGATGGCAAAGCAGaaaatttctctctttttttgcaggCAGTGCAAAGGCAtcatctctttcttttttcatattgTAGATGTCAAAAGGCCCTATTTAAATGTAGAACCTTGAGAACCACTCTTAGTACAAGATTGTAGTGCTCCAAAACATACTTTTTTAGGTGGGGCATTTCCCCAACTTGCATGGCAGTTATAAAAAGAAGCCCTGATGTTTGTTATGTTATTCAAACTTAACAGAATTCATGGTGATGGCTACTGTCTTGTGTAGTTAAGAATAAAAGGGGGTCTATTAATTACTTGTGCACCATGGTTTCTCTTTGTTTAGAGGTAGCTCACCTCTGAATACCATGGTTTGAGAATGAGGAATGTGGATGGCTGCCTTCGTCCCCTG containing:
- the METTL13 gene encoding eEF1A lysine and N-terminal methyltransferase isoform X2; amino-acid sequence: MQERSAHLRPKMTYMVMDVLQMDFPDGRFQVVLDKGTLDALLTDGEETALNRAERMFAEIGRVLQFGGRYLCVSLAQAHVLKAAVEYFSREGWMVRIHQVSGNEAGTSEGEFALPIFVYVMTKTRQVSVSALCILELCAEAQDKPVRFKSTEHLIEAVKERQQYSLLRSQLDKNPGTGSISLDLCSKDTGQARYTLHVVHNLAVKMSRDNQFAIFIIPQGRETEWLFGTEEGQKQLAASAGFWRLVTVALHRDQCYEGMEAIQAELSEKVMELAPPGLPAQQQVPFLSVGGDIGIRTIQHRDMSPLSGEYVIEDVKGEDACYFRRLIFLSNKNVVQSEARLSSRASHKGNKKHKKKKKAASSDHVEPTAIQGSQCIDKSYLCCAHHRAMVAGLCLLKNPECLPEALIRVLVIGLGGGSLPLFIHDYFLQCCIDVVEVDPAMLDVATRWFGFSTEDRLKVHIADGLVYVASHAAEASSSYDAIMFDVDSKDSALGMSCPPPAFVEKSFLQKVRCLLKTEGIFILNLVCRDSQLRDSVLATLRETFPLLYVRRIEGEVNEILFCQQQTRHKLPPMELQQTAQILEKALRQPGQAWDSTYVLADVLEAVRLV
- the METTL13 gene encoding eEF1A lysine and N-terminal methyltransferase isoform X1 produces the protein MEGLRLLPRRARDFASADYWERFFRGRGERAFEWYGEWKALRTPLGRYLRPRDSILVVGCGNSELSEQIYDEGYHDIINVDISEVVVKQMQERSAHLRPKMTYMVMDVLQMDFPDGRFQVVLDKGTLDALLTDGEETALNRAERMFAEIGRVLQFGGRYLCVSLAQAHVLKAAVEYFSREGWMVRIHQVSGNEAGTSEGEFALPIFVYVMTKTRQVSVSALCILELCAEAQDKPVRFKSTEHLIEAVKERQQYSLLRSQLDKNPGTGSISLDLCSKDTGQARYTLHVVHNLAVKMSRDNQFAIFIIPQGRETEWLFGTEEGQKQLAASAGFWRLVTVALHRDQCYEGMEAIQAELSEKVMELAPPGLPAQQQVPFLSVGGDIGIRTIQHRDMSPLSGEYVIEDVKGEDACYFRRLIFLSNKNVVQSEARLSSRASHKGNKKHKKKKKAASSDHVEPTAIQGSQCIDKSYLCCAHHRAMVAGLCLLKNPECLPEALIRVLVIGLGGGSLPLFIHDYFLQCCIDVVEVDPAMLDVATRWFGFSTEDRLKVHIADGLVYVASHAAEASSSYDAIMFDVDSKDSALGMSCPPPAFVEKSFLQKVRCLLKTEGIFILNLVCRDSQLRDSVLATLRETFPLLYVRRIEGEVNEILFCQQQTRHKLPPMELQQTAQILEKALRQPGQAWDSTYVLADVLEAVRLV